A portion of the Ricinus communis isolate WT05 ecotype wild-type chromosome 10, ASM1957865v1, whole genome shotgun sequence genome contains these proteins:
- the LOC8258368 gene encoding kinesin-like protein KIN-7O isoform X4, which produces MERIHVTVRARPLSPEDAKTSPWRLSGNSIFIPNHSSKFEFDKVFGEDCKTEQVYRVRTKEIVGAAIRGFNGTVFAYGQTNSGKTHTMRGSTIEPGVIPLAVHDLFDIIQQEADREFLLRMSYMEIYNEDINDLLAPEHRKLQIHESLERGIYVAGLREEIVASPQQVLDLMQFGESHRHIGETNMNLYSSRSHTIFRMIIESRDRTEDEDISSSCDAVRVSVLNLVDLAGSERAAKTGAEGVRLKEGSHINKSLMTLGTVIKKLSEGAESQGGHVPYRDSKLTRILQPALGGNANTAIICNITLAQIHTDETKSSLQFASRALRVTNCAHVNEILTDAALLKRQKKEIEELRAKLQGSRSEHLEEEILNLRNTLLQSELERERITLELEEEKRAQAEREKVLQEQAKKIKNLSSMVLHSNRDENRDLQKKGKRRDTWCPGKLSRETLQEVDANIQSRASSVKPMRHGCDMKPLIPFEELVSENEVRGSFSQQHEGCNSNSLEDCTLPDPCALLHVTNRRKGPLRRKGYLEEDHELVEMQAEYEQLFQKFETQRTLSEIQIDCLTRQLAEADLYKSANFNSCTICNGCRSSNYLDKNVSLRESEAIHVIKQLQEKIKTLEMEKSSSQQNLDSVVEIATEQSICAREKFEELHEELQNAREEARAAREQLASEESARIIDATFDAEIKLSLEIQAIESEVENSRNVLESVSSLLDEVFENFSAILDVFNDFKAHMCQSSQQQKLITSNHEQLYCCMRQKIAEVESEKLLLYNQSVDLQKQIQEMGHETQNYEESLRAISEQHDLEKEQLLSQIQSLEKEISSCSLAKEKENLRKDLEKTKVKLKETEFKLKSAIQEKTKLEGEKSFAEREVKRLHGQNTRLERDISKRDSLAGRRRDSVVEGSSKMFDSKKTKGAGSLELKLQVMEEDYRKLEVFAFEMETMIASLEEEVATTQKEKEEAVSRNDSLTSELEALFEKLNITNSDLNMLQEEVACLRQRLEDSILNQQTMENSIKLLAEEKEELAMQLTNSLLEMEEEKAIWSAKEKVSVEAIDEKAKLFNMEITSLSKALSEARRELDSCREECKVLQERLTCSEENAKWEMKSSVEKSLEIDQLKDNLKLADAESKQIQENLQNQLLNVTKERDKLMAQIERCQSNGNELESLTKRYDGMLLGAKSQVEELNARISSMAMMQNQLQSPLGFLQTVWRGKSCPLCCQG; this is translated from the exons ATGGAGAGAATACACGTAACTGTGAGAGCACGGCCACTGTCACCGGAGGATGCCAAGACTAGCCCATGGAGACTCTCTGGAAACTCCATTTTCATTCCTAATCATTCCTCTAAGTTCGAATTCG ATAAGGTTTTTGGAGAAGATTGCAAGACTGAGCAAGTGTATAGAGTTCGTACTAAAGAGATTGTTGGTGCTGCAATTCGAGGTTTCAATG GTACTGTATTTGCATATGGACAGACTAATAGTGGAAAGACACATACAATGCGAGGCTCAACAATTGAACCTGGGGTTATCCCTTTAGCAGTTCATGATTTATTTGACATTATACAACAG GAAGCTGATAGAGAGTTTCTTCTGCGAATGTCTTATATGGAGATATATAATGAAGATATCAATGACTTGTTGGCTCCTGAGCACCGAAAGCTTCAGATTCATGAAAGTCTAGAG CGTGGGATATATGTTGCTGGTCTGCGGGAAGAAATTGTTGCCTCTCCTCAGCAAGTTCTTGATCTTATGCAGTTTGGAGAAT CTCATAGGCATATTGGAGAGACTAATATGAATCTGTACAGCAGTAGGTCCCACACTATTTTCCGCATG ATAATTGAGAGTCGGGATAGAACTGAGGATGAAGATATTAGCAGCTCTTGTGATGCTGTTCGTGTGTCAGTTTTG AATTTGGTGGACCTTGCTGGTTCAGAACGTGCAGCAAAAACTGGTGCAGAAGGTGTTAGGCTCAAAGAGGGTTCCCACATTAATAAAAGCTTAATGACACTTGGAactgtaataaaaaaattgagtgAAGGTGCTGAAAGCCAAGG TGGTCATGTTCCATATCGAGATAGTAAACTCACACGTATTTTGCAACCTGCTCTTGGTGGAAATGCAAACACAGCTATAATATGCAATATTACACTTGCGCAG ATTCATACAGATGAGACAAAAAGCAGCCTTCAATTTGCAAGTAGAGCATTACGGGTCACCAATTGTGCTCATGTGAacgag ATTTTGACAGATGCTGCCTTGCTAAAGCGtcagaagaaagaaattgaggaGCTTCGTGCCAAATTGCAG GGATCTCGTTCGGAGCATTTGGAAGAGGAAATTCTAAACCTTCGAAACACATTATTACAG TCTGAATTGGAGAGAGAACGCATAACTTTGGAATTGGAGGAGGAAAAGAGAGCTCAGGCTGAACGTGAGAAGGTTCTGCAAGAGCAggccaagaaaataaaaaacttgagcTCGATGGTGTTGCATTCCAACAGGGATGAAAACCGTGATCTACAAAAAAAG GGCAAAAGACGGGATACATGGTGCCCTGGTAAACTTTCACGGGAGACTCTTCAAGAG GTGGATGCTAATATCCAATCAAGGGCTTCTTCTGTAAAACCCATGAGACATGGCTGTGATATGAAGCCGCTTATTCCTTTTGAAGAATTGGTGAGTGAAAATGAAGTGAGGGGTAGCTTTTCCCAGCAACATGAAGGTTGTAATAGTAATTCATTGGAGGACTGTACTCTTCCTGATCCATGTGCCTTATTGCATGTGACAAATAGAAGAAAGGGGCCATTGAGGAGGAAAGGCTACCTTGAG GAGGACCATGAATTGGTTGAAATGCAAGCAGAATATGAGCAATTGTTTCAAAAATTTGAAACTCAG AGAACTTTGAGTGAGATACAGATTGATTGCTTAACAAGACAGCTGGCTGAGGCTGATTTATACAAGTCTGCTAATTTTAACAGCTGTACCATCTGCAATGGCTGCAGAAGTTCCAATTATCTGGACAAAAATGTAAGCTTAAGGGAGTCCGAGGCAATTCATGTTATCAAACAACTTCAAGAAAAG ATTAAGACCTTAGAAATGGAAAAGTCCTCAAGTCAGCAAAATCTGGATAGTGTTGTTGAGATAGCAACAGAGCAAAGTATATGTGCCAGGGAGAAGTTTGAAGAG CTCCATGAAGAGCTTCAAAATGCACGGGAGGAGGCTAGGGCCGCTCGTGAACAGCTTGCTTCTGAGGAATCTGCAAGAATAATTGAT gcAACTTTTGATGCGGAGATAAAACTTTCATTAGAGATTCAAGCTATAGAGTCTGAAGTTGAGAACTCTAGAAATGTTTTGGAGAGTGTTTCCTCACTTTTGGATGAGGTTTTCGAGAATTTTTCTGCAATACTTGATGTGTTCAAT GATTTCAAGGCTCATATGTGTCAGAGCTCTCAGCAGCAAAAATTGATTACCAGTAATCATGAGCAGTTATATTGTTGCATGAGGCAGAAAATTGCTGAAGTTGAGAGTGAGAAG CTTCTTTTGTACAATCAATCTGTTGATCTCCAGAAACAAATACAAGAAATGGGACATGAAACTCAAAATTATGAAGAGTCCTTGAGA GCAATTTCTGAGCAACATGATCTGGAAAAGGAGCaattgctttctcaaattcaaagtCTTGAAAAGGAAATATCATCGTGTTCCTTGGccaaggaaaaggaaaatttgagaaaagatcttgagaaaacaaaagttaaattaaaagagacCGAGTTCAAGCTCAAGAGTGCCATCCAAGAGAAAACTAAACTAGAG GGTGAGAAATCTTTTGCTGAAAGGGAGGTTAAAAGATTGCATGGTCAGAATACTCGTCTTGAGCGTGATATCAGCAAACGTGACTCACTTGCTGGTAGAAGGCGTGATTCAGTTGTTGAGGGGAGTTCAAAAATGTTTGATTCAAAAAAGACAAAGGGTGCAGGTTCCTTAGAACTGAAACTGCAGGTGATGGAG GAAGACTATAGAAAGCTTGAAGTTTTTGCATTTGAAATGGAAACAATGATTGCTTCTTTGGAAGAGGAAGTAGCAACTACACAAAAGGAGAAGGAAGAGGCTGTATCTAGAAATGACAGTTTGACTTCAGAGTTGGAAGCCCTCTTTGAAAAGTTGAATATAACAAATTCAGACCTGAATATGTTGCAGGAAGAGGTTGCGTGCCTG AGACAGAGATTGGAAGACTCTATTCTTAACCAGCAAACAATggaaaattctattaaattgttggcagaagaaaaagaagagttaGCAATG CAACTTACTAACTCTCTTTTGGAAATGGAGGAGGAAAAGGCTATATGGTCTGCCAAGGAGAAAGTTTCTGTTGAAGCCATAGACGAGAAGGCAAAGTTATTTAATATGGAGATTACATCATTATCTAAAGCCTTGTCAGAG GCAAGAAGAGAATTAGATTCCTGTAGGGAAGAGTGCAAAGTTCTCCAAGAAAGATTGACCTGCTCTGAAGAGAATGCCAAATGGGAGATGAAATCCAG
- the LOC8258369 gene encoding haloacid dehalogenase-like hydrolase domain-containing protein 3, with protein MAVMAMRTKLARMVSDLVNNNSRNNSTIKIFDPISRTSSTTAAAAAIAANANGLGWTARYSSSVAVAEAEVVGSRGVGMEILGIKDYEDYRRSLYGEITHKALFVDAVGTLVIPSQPMAQIYREIGLKYGVEYSEDEILNRYRRAYEQPWGRSRLRYVNDGRPFWQYIVSSSTGCSDSQYFEELYNYYTTEKAWHLCDPDAEKVFKALRKAGVKLAVVSNFDTRLRPVLQALNCDHWFDAVAVSAEVAAEKPNPTIFLKACELLGVKPEDAVHVGDDRRNDIWGARDAGCDAWLWGSDVHSFKEVAERIGVKV; from the exons ATGGCAGTAATGGCAATGAGAACGAAATTAGCAAGAATGGTTTCTGATTtggttaataataatagtaggAATAATAGCACTATCAAAATTTTTGATCCCATATCAAGAACATCCTCTActactgctgctgctgctgctattGCTGCTAATGCAAATGGTCTGGGCTGGACGGCCCGGTATTCATCGTCGGTGGCGGTGGCGGAGGCGGAAGTGGTTGGGTCTAGAGGAGTTGGGATGGAGATACTGGGGATAAAAGATTACGAGGATTACAGAAGGTCTTTGTATGGCGAGATTACTCATAAGGCTTTGTTTGTTGATGCTGTCGGTACACTTGTTATTCCTTCCCAGCCCATGGCTCAG ATATACAGAGAAATTGGGTTGAAATATGGGGTAGAGTACTCAGAGGATGAGATACTGAACAGATACAGAAGGGCTTATGAGCAGCCTTGGGGGAGATCTCGGCTCAG ATATGTAAACGATGGAAGACCATTCTGGCAATATATAGTCAGTTCTTCTACTGGCTGCTCAGATTCTCAGTACTTTGAAGAGCTGTATAACTACTATACCACTGAAAAG GCTTGGCACCTGTGTGATCCTGATGCTGAGAAAGTATTTAAGGCTCTCAGAAAAGCGGGTGTGAAGCTGGCTGTTGTATCAAATTTTGACACTCGGCTTAGACCAGTTCTCCAGGCTTTAAATTGTGATCATTGGTTTGATGCTGTGGCAGTTTCAGCTGag GTTGCTGCTGAGAAGCCAAATCCAACAATATTTCTAAAAGCCTGCGAGTTGTTAGGAGTGAAACCTGAGGATGCCGTGCATGTCGGGGATGACCGTAGAAATGATATATGGGGTGCAAGAGATGCAGGCTGTGATGCTTGGCTGTGGGGAAGTGATGTCCACTCCTTTAAGGAG GTTGCAGAAAGGATAGGGGTAAAGGTTTAG
- the LOC8258368 gene encoding kinesin-like protein KIN-7O isoform X5, which translates to MERIHVTVRARPLSPEDAKTSPWRLSGNSIFIPNHSSKFEFDKVFGEDCKTEQVYRVRTKEIVGAAIRGFNGTVFAYGQTNSGKTHTMRGSTIEPGVIPLAVHDLFDIIQQEADREFLLRMSYMEIYNEDINDLLAPEHRKLQIHESLERGIYVAGLREEIVASPQQVLDLMQFGESHRHIGETNMNLYSSRSHTIFRMIIESRDRTEDEDISSSCDAVRVSVLNLVDLAGSERAAKTGAEGVRLKEGSHINKSLMTLGTVIKKLSEGAESQGGHVPYRDSKLTRILQPALGGNANTAIICNITLAQIHTDETKSSLQFASRALRVTNCAHVNEILTDAALLKRQKKEIEELRAKLQGSRSEHLEEEILNLRNTLLQSELERERITLELEEEKRAQAEREKVLQEQAKKIKNLSSMVLHSNRDENRDLQKKGKRRDTWCPGKLSRETLQEVDANIQSRASSVKPMRHGCDMKPLIPFEELVSENEVRGSFSQQHEGCNSNSLEDCTLPDPCALLHVTNRRKGPLRRKGYLEEDHELVEMQAEYEQLFQKFETQRTLSEIQIDCLTRQLAEADLYKSANFNSCTICNGCRSSNYLDKNVSLRESEAIHVIKQLQEKIKTLEMEKSSSQQNLDSVVEIATEQSICAREKFEELHEELQNAREEARAAREQLASEESARIIDATFDAEIKLSLEIQAIESEVENSRNVLESVSSLLDEVFENFSAILDVFNDFKAHMCQSSQQQKLITSNHEQLYCCMRQKIAEVESEKLLLYNQSVDLQKQIQEMGHETQNYEESLRAISEQHDLEKEQLLSQIQSLEKEISSCSLAKEKENLRKDLEKTKVKLKETEFKLKSAIQEKTKLEGEKSFAEREVKRLHGQNTRLERDISKRDSLAGRRRDSVVEGSSKMFDSKKTKGAGSLELKLQVMEEDYRKLEVFAFEMETMIASLEEEVATTQKEKEEAVSRNDSLTSELEALFEKLNITNSDLNMLQEEVACLRQRLEDSILNQQTMENSIKLLAEEKEELAMQLTNSLLEMEEEKAIWSAKEKVSVEAIDEKAKLFNMEITSLSKALSEARRELDSCREECKVLQERLTCSEENAKWEMKSSVEKSLEIDQLKDNLKLADAESKQIQENLQNQLLNVTKERDKLMAQIERCQSNGNELESLTKRYDGMLLGAKSQVEELNARISSMAMMQNLQSPLGFLQTVWRGKSCPLCCQG; encoded by the exons ATGGAGAGAATACACGTAACTGTGAGAGCACGGCCACTGTCACCGGAGGATGCCAAGACTAGCCCATGGAGACTCTCTGGAAACTCCATTTTCATTCCTAATCATTCCTCTAAGTTCGAATTCG ATAAGGTTTTTGGAGAAGATTGCAAGACTGAGCAAGTGTATAGAGTTCGTACTAAAGAGATTGTTGGTGCTGCAATTCGAGGTTTCAATG GTACTGTATTTGCATATGGACAGACTAATAGTGGAAAGACACATACAATGCGAGGCTCAACAATTGAACCTGGGGTTATCCCTTTAGCAGTTCATGATTTATTTGACATTATACAACAG GAAGCTGATAGAGAGTTTCTTCTGCGAATGTCTTATATGGAGATATATAATGAAGATATCAATGACTTGTTGGCTCCTGAGCACCGAAAGCTTCAGATTCATGAAAGTCTAGAG CGTGGGATATATGTTGCTGGTCTGCGGGAAGAAATTGTTGCCTCTCCTCAGCAAGTTCTTGATCTTATGCAGTTTGGAGAAT CTCATAGGCATATTGGAGAGACTAATATGAATCTGTACAGCAGTAGGTCCCACACTATTTTCCGCATG ATAATTGAGAGTCGGGATAGAACTGAGGATGAAGATATTAGCAGCTCTTGTGATGCTGTTCGTGTGTCAGTTTTG AATTTGGTGGACCTTGCTGGTTCAGAACGTGCAGCAAAAACTGGTGCAGAAGGTGTTAGGCTCAAAGAGGGTTCCCACATTAATAAAAGCTTAATGACACTTGGAactgtaataaaaaaattgagtgAAGGTGCTGAAAGCCAAGG TGGTCATGTTCCATATCGAGATAGTAAACTCACACGTATTTTGCAACCTGCTCTTGGTGGAAATGCAAACACAGCTATAATATGCAATATTACACTTGCGCAG ATTCATACAGATGAGACAAAAAGCAGCCTTCAATTTGCAAGTAGAGCATTACGGGTCACCAATTGTGCTCATGTGAacgag ATTTTGACAGATGCTGCCTTGCTAAAGCGtcagaagaaagaaattgaggaGCTTCGTGCCAAATTGCAG GGATCTCGTTCGGAGCATTTGGAAGAGGAAATTCTAAACCTTCGAAACACATTATTACAG TCTGAATTGGAGAGAGAACGCATAACTTTGGAATTGGAGGAGGAAAAGAGAGCTCAGGCTGAACGTGAGAAGGTTCTGCAAGAGCAggccaagaaaataaaaaacttgagcTCGATGGTGTTGCATTCCAACAGGGATGAAAACCGTGATCTACAAAAAAAG GGCAAAAGACGGGATACATGGTGCCCTGGTAAACTTTCACGGGAGACTCTTCAAGAG GTGGATGCTAATATCCAATCAAGGGCTTCTTCTGTAAAACCCATGAGACATGGCTGTGATATGAAGCCGCTTATTCCTTTTGAAGAATTGGTGAGTGAAAATGAAGTGAGGGGTAGCTTTTCCCAGCAACATGAAGGTTGTAATAGTAATTCATTGGAGGACTGTACTCTTCCTGATCCATGTGCCTTATTGCATGTGACAAATAGAAGAAAGGGGCCATTGAGGAGGAAAGGCTACCTTGAG GAGGACCATGAATTGGTTGAAATGCAAGCAGAATATGAGCAATTGTTTCAAAAATTTGAAACTCAG AGAACTTTGAGTGAGATACAGATTGATTGCTTAACAAGACAGCTGGCTGAGGCTGATTTATACAAGTCTGCTAATTTTAACAGCTGTACCATCTGCAATGGCTGCAGAAGTTCCAATTATCTGGACAAAAATGTAAGCTTAAGGGAGTCCGAGGCAATTCATGTTATCAAACAACTTCAAGAAAAG ATTAAGACCTTAGAAATGGAAAAGTCCTCAAGTCAGCAAAATCTGGATAGTGTTGTTGAGATAGCAACAGAGCAAAGTATATGTGCCAGGGAGAAGTTTGAAGAG CTCCATGAAGAGCTTCAAAATGCACGGGAGGAGGCTAGGGCCGCTCGTGAACAGCTTGCTTCTGAGGAATCTGCAAGAATAATTGAT gcAACTTTTGATGCGGAGATAAAACTTTCATTAGAGATTCAAGCTATAGAGTCTGAAGTTGAGAACTCTAGAAATGTTTTGGAGAGTGTTTCCTCACTTTTGGATGAGGTTTTCGAGAATTTTTCTGCAATACTTGATGTGTTCAAT GATTTCAAGGCTCATATGTGTCAGAGCTCTCAGCAGCAAAAATTGATTACCAGTAATCATGAGCAGTTATATTGTTGCATGAGGCAGAAAATTGCTGAAGTTGAGAGTGAGAAG CTTCTTTTGTACAATCAATCTGTTGATCTCCAGAAACAAATACAAGAAATGGGACATGAAACTCAAAATTATGAAGAGTCCTTGAGA GCAATTTCTGAGCAACATGATCTGGAAAAGGAGCaattgctttctcaaattcaaagtCTTGAAAAGGAAATATCATCGTGTTCCTTGGccaaggaaaaggaaaatttgagaaaagatcttgagaaaacaaaagttaaattaaaagagacCGAGTTCAAGCTCAAGAGTGCCATCCAAGAGAAAACTAAACTAGAG GGTGAGAAATCTTTTGCTGAAAGGGAGGTTAAAAGATTGCATGGTCAGAATACTCGTCTTGAGCGTGATATCAGCAAACGTGACTCACTTGCTGGTAGAAGGCGTGATTCAGTTGTTGAGGGGAGTTCAAAAATGTTTGATTCAAAAAAGACAAAGGGTGCAGGTTCCTTAGAACTGAAACTGCAGGTGATGGAG GAAGACTATAGAAAGCTTGAAGTTTTTGCATTTGAAATGGAAACAATGATTGCTTCTTTGGAAGAGGAAGTAGCAACTACACAAAAGGAGAAGGAAGAGGCTGTATCTAGAAATGACAGTTTGACTTCAGAGTTGGAAGCCCTCTTTGAAAAGTTGAATATAACAAATTCAGACCTGAATATGTTGCAGGAAGAGGTTGCGTGCCTG AGACAGAGATTGGAAGACTCTATTCTTAACCAGCAAACAATggaaaattctattaaattgttggcagaagaaaaagaagagttaGCAATG CAACTTACTAACTCTCTTTTGGAAATGGAGGAGGAAAAGGCTATATGGTCTGCCAAGGAGAAAGTTTCTGTTGAAGCCATAGACGAGAAGGCAAAGTTATTTAATATGGAGATTACATCATTATCTAAAGCCTTGTCAGAG GCAAGAAGAGAATTAGATTCCTGTAGGGAAGAGTGCAAAGTTCTCCAAGAAAGATTGACCTGCTCTGAAGAGAATGCCAAATGGGAGATGAAATCCAG